In Halobacteria archaeon AArc-dxtr1, the sequence CGATGAGCGTCATATCCTCGAGCCACTCGATCGCCGCACCGGTGATGAAGATCGCGCCCTCGAGGGCGTACTGGACCGGTTCGCCCGAGCGCTGGAAGCCGATCGTCGTGAGCAGCCCGTGTTCGGATTCGACGGCTTCGTCACCCGTGTTCATCAGGAAGAACGAGCCCGTTCCGTAGGTGTTTTTGGCCTCTCCCGGATCGAAACAGGTCTGGCCGAACAACGCGGCCTGCTGGTCACCCAACGCACCGGCGACGGGCACTTCTGCCTCGAGGAACCCGTCAGAATCGGTCGAGCCGTACGTCTCCTCGTCACTCGAAGGACGGACCTCGGGTAGCATTGCCTCGGGGATGCCGAACTCTTCGAGAAGTTCGTCGTCCCAGTCGAGGTCGTGGATGTTGTACAGCATCGTCCGCGACGCGTTCGAGACGTCGGTGATGTGGTTCCCGGTCAGGTTGTAGATGACCCACGTGTCGATGGTTCCAAACAGGATCTCGCCGCGGCCGGCGCGGTCCTGAATGTCGTCGGGTCGCGTGCGCTCCATCTTGATCGGGTCGGAGTTCTCGAGCAGCCACTCGGCTTTCGTCGCCGAGAAGTAGGCGTCGGCTTCGAGTCCGGTCTTCTCTCGGATCGTCCCGACGAGCCCGTCTTCCTCGAGCTCCTCGACGCGAGCGGTCGTCCGGCGATCCTGCCAGACGAGCGCGTTGTGGACCGGCTTCCCGGAGTCAGCATCCCAGAGAAGGGTCGTCTCGCGTTGGTTTGTGACTCCGATGGCCTCGAGCTGATCCGGACTGATTCCGGACTGCCCGAGAGCAGTCGTGATCACTGATTTCGTGTTCTCCCAGATTTCCATGGGGTCGTGTTCGACCCAGCCCGGTTCCGGGTAGATCTGTTCGTGCTTTTCGTACGCGTTCGCGACGACCTGGCCCGCGTGGTCAAAGACCATAAATCGCGTGCCGGTTGTCCCCTGATCAATGGCGCCGACGAATGTGTTTTCAGTCACTGGTTGTCACCCAAGCTGTCCACAACCACCTTTATCGATGGTGGCGTGATACTAGTAAACATAACCCACAATAGTTATAAACGTTGCTGAAAATGGTAGTTATCAGATAGTTTCTTGTCTGACGATAGTCCCGGGACACAGTCAATTCCCGAGGTCATTTCCCTGTTTAGAACGGTTATAGAGAATTACGGAGGAAATGGAGGAGCAGAGAGAGGAAGAGGAATTAGTGTTGTTTTAGCAATATGTTATGGTGGGGGGCCTCCGTCGATAAAATAAAGATGAATGGGCACCACAGTTGTGTCATAGAATGACATACGATACGGACGTTCTTGTCCTCGGCGGTGGTTCCACCGGCTGTGGGATCGCCAGGGATCTGGCGATGCGCGGGGTCGAGGTGACGCTCGTCGAGCGGGGCAATCTGACCGACGGAACGACCGGACGGATGCACGGGCTGCTCCACAGTGGCGGCCGGTATGCGGTTTCCGATCGGGCGAGTGCGGTCGAGTGTATCGAAGAGAACCGCATCCTCCGGGAGATCGCGGGTCACTGCGTCGAGCTGACCGGCGGACTGTTCGTCCAGCGCCCCGAGGACCCGGACGACTACTTCCAGGAGAAACTCGAGGGGTGTCGCGCCTGCGACATCCCCGCCCGGGTGCTTTCAGGGCGAGAGGCCCGGGAAATAGAGCCGTACCTCGCGACGGACGTCAAACGGGCCATCGAGGTGCCCGACGGCGCGATCGATCCGTTTCGTCTCTGCGTCGCGAACGCACTCGACGCCGAGGCCCACGGCGCGCGCATCGAGACACACGCGGAGGTCGTTGACCTGCTGCGCGAGGGCGACGACATCTACGGCGTCCGCGTGCGCCACGATTCGGGGCCCGGAAAACGCACCCACCGAACACCGGGCGAGACCGAGGAGATCACCGCCGACTACGTCGTCAACGCGACGGGCGCGTGGGCCGGTCAGATCGGTGCGATGGCCGATCTCGACGTCGAGGTTCGCCCCTCGAAGGGCGTCATGACGATCATGAACGTCCGACAGGTCGACACCGTCATCAACCGCTGCCGGCCGAAAGGCGACGCCGACATCGTCGTCCCCCACGAGACGACGGCGATCCTCGGCACGACCGACGAGGAGGTCACAGACCCCGACGACTACCCCGAAGAGCAGTGGGAAGTCGACATGATGATCGACACGCTCTCCGAACTCGTGCCGATCCTCTCGGAGGCGCGGACGATCCGCTCGTTCTGGGGCGTGCGACCGCTGTACGAGCCGCCGGGCACCGGCACACAGGACCCAACCGACATTACCCGGGATTTCTTCCTCCTCGATCACGCCGACCGCGACGGCGTCTCCGGGATGTCGAGCATCGTCGGCGGCAAGTTCACGACCTACCGGGCGATGGCCGAGGAGATTTCGGATCACGTCTGTGCGAAACTCGGCGTCCAGGCCTCGTGTGAGACCGCCGAGACGCCGTTGCCCGGCAGCGAGAATCTTGACCGGCTCGAGGCGGGGATGGACGACTTCGGGCTGCGCTCGCCGATCGCCCGCCGAAGCAAGCAGCGTCTCGGAAGTCGCGCCCCTGACGTCCTGGGAACGAACGAGGCCAACCCGGTGATCTGTCAGTGCGAGGGGGTAACCCGGGCGGAGATCCAGGACGCGATCACCCAGTCGGGCTCGGACCTGAACGCCGTCCGCATTCGCACCCGCGCCTCGATGGGCAACTGCCAGGGCGGCTTTTGTGCGCACGCGATGGCTCACGAGCTCCATCCCGAGTACGACGAGGCGACCACCCGAGCCGCCTTCGACGAGCTAGTTCAGGAGCGCTGGAAGGGAGAGCGCCATGCCCTCTGGGGCGAACAGCTCTCCCAGGCGATGCTCTCCTACGCGCTTCGCGCGACGACGATGAACGCCGACGGCGACCCCGTGAGGGCCGAACAGGAGGTCGATTTCGGCGCGTTCGATGCCGGTTCGACCAAAACCGGCCCTGCGGCGGACCTGCGAGCCGACGGAGGTGAGCGCTAGTGGCGATCGAAGACGACGTGCTCGTGATCGGCGGCGGGCTGGCGGGCGCCACGGCCGCGCTCGCGGCTGCCGACGCCGACGGCGACGCGCGCGTGCGACTGGTCACGTACAAGCAGAGTACCCTCCGTCACGCGAGCGGACTGATCGACGTTCTCGGATACACGCCCGACGGTTCGGGACCACTTTCCGATCCGTTTTCGGAACTCGACGAGCTACCGTCGGGTCACCCCTACGAGCGCGTCGGCGCGGAGGCGGTCCGGGAAGCACTCGCGTTCTTCGACGCGGTGACCGGCGACGCCTATCGCGGGGAGCACACGGACGCGAACGCTCTCGTGCCGACGAGCGAGGGCGCGTTAAAGCCGACCGCACGCTACCCGACGGCGACGGCCGCAGGACTGGCCAGTGACCCCCGTGATCTGCTGCTGGTCGGCTTCGAGACGCTGCCCGATTTCGACGCACCGCTTGCAGCCGCCCACCTCGAGGCCGCCGGCGTTCCCTTCGACGTCCGTGGTGTGAGCCTCTCGTTCCCCGGCATCCGCCGGGACGACGCGAAGGTCACGCGCTACGCCCACCTGCTGGATCGCAACGAGGCGGTGGCGGAGCCCGGCTCGGTCGCGGCGGACGGCGGGGTGTCCACAGGCCGAACCGATGCCGGGACGGAACCCCGCGACGGGGACGCCACACGTTCCGAGCAGACGGCGCGAGCCGCGCTCGCGGGAGCGGTCGCCCCGGAGATGGACGGTGCGGAGCGAGTTGGCTTCCCGCCGATTCTGGGCGACGACCACGCGGCGACGGTGCGCCGAGAACTCGGAGAGCGCCTCGGCGCTACAGTCTTCGAAGTGCCCGCTGGACCGCCGAGCCTTCCTGGAATACGCCTCGAAGATCTGCTCTACGACGCCCTCAACGCGGCCGGCGTCCGGGTGACCAGCGGCGTCCCGGTCGTCGACTACGAGGCGTCGGACGGTGACGACGGCGAGCGACGAATCGAGCACGCAGTCGTCGACCGGAAGGGACAGACGGTGCCCTACCACGCGTCTCAGTACGTCCTCGCGACGGGCGGGCTCGTCGGAAAAGGCGTCAAATCCGCCCGCGAGCGAACTGCGGGCGGCGACACCGCGGCCCGGACGACGGCCCCGGAGGGACAACCGGCAGGTGAGTCGGAGCGAACCGGCGTCGTCTTCGAACCGATCTTCGGCTGTCACGTCGACCACGCGCCCGACCGGTACGACTGGTTCGACGACGACGTCTACGGCGACCATCCGTTTGCCCGGTACGGGCTTGCGGTCGACCGCGAGTTGCGACCGCTCGACGCCGACGGAGAGCGCGAGTTCGCGAACCTGCGGGCAGCCGGTGCCGTCCTCGGCGGGTACGACTACGCTGCCGAGAAATCCGGAAGCGGCGTCTCGCTCGCGACGGGCTACGTTGCGGGACGGCGAGCGGCGAGCGAGGTGAACCGATGAATGAAGCGGTGATCGAGGCGACGTGGGGGTGGCGAATTGCCGACGCGACGACCGACGAGAGGGCGACGAGAGTGACGGCCGGTGAGCGGGCGGGGACGAGCGAGACAGGAGCTGATTTCCAATGAGCGACGCAGCACAGCCGACGGACGAGGGTGCACCGGGAGACGACCACGCAGCAAACACGGGGTCGTCGGATGACGAGTTCGAGCCGATTCAGGTCTTTCCGGAATCCGAGGAGATGGACCTCCGGCCGGGCGCCGACAGCTGTTATAAGTGCTCGACCTGCGACACCAACTGCCCCGTCGCCGAGGTCGACGACGAGTTCCCCGGCCCGAAGTTCCAGGGGCCCGAGCAGTGGCGACTCAAACGCCAGGACGACCACGATATCGACGACTCCGTGATGAAGTGCTCGAACTGCATGCGCTGTGACGACGCCTGTCCCTCGTCGGTCCCACTCTCGCAGATGCACAACACGGCCCGCGGGGAGTACGTCAGCGAGCAGATGAGCAAGCGCTCGGTCGAGTACTGGCGCAACCGACTACTCTCTAACTACCGGCTTATGGCCAGTCTCGGGAGCAAGGTCCCCCGGCTGACGAACTTCGTGATGGGACTGCGCGCGACGAGGGTGATAAACGAAAAACTCCTCGGGATCACGGGCGAGCGGGAGTTCCCCGAGTTCGCGACCGAGACGTTCCGAGAGTGGTGGGCACAGCGAGGTGGCGCCCGGGTGACCGACCCCGACAAGCGCGTCGCGTACTTCCACGGCTGCTACGCGAACTACAACACGCCGGAGGTCGCGAAGTCGATGGTCCGAGTCTACGAGCACTTCGGCTACGAGGTGCTGGTCCCCGACCAGGGCTGCTCGGGAACGCCGATGTTCGCGAACGGAATGCTAGACGACGCCGCCCGCGAGGCCGAGACGAACGTTCGTGAGCTGGCCGCGGCGATCGAATCGGGGGCAGACATCATTGCCTCCTGTACCTCCTGTTCGATGTCGCTGCGCCAGGAGTACCCCGAACTGTTCGACTTCGAGGGGACCGAAACCGTCGCCGAGAACACGTGGGAAGCCATGGAGTATCTCCGAGTGCACGAGGATCTGGAGGGAGCGCTCGCAGCCGCCTCGGACGGCGACGAGCCGATCGACGCCGCCTTCGCCTACCACGCGCCCTGTCACGCTCGCAACCAGGGACTCGACGGGCAGGCCATCGAACTGTTCGAGGCTGTCGACGGCGTCGACGTCGAAGATGTCGGCGACTCCTGTTCGGGCATCTCGGGGACCTACGGCTGGAAGCGTGAGAACTACGAGACCTCGATGAAAATTGGCGACGAGATGTTCGAGCACATGGAGGCTGCCGAGGCGACGACGGGGCTGACCGAGTGTCCGACCTGTGCGATGCAGATGGGCCACGGCACGGGCTATGAAATTACCCACCCACTCGAGGTGGCAGCGGCGGTCCTCACGAGCGAGGATCGATCGGGTGGATAAGCGATGGATCTCACCGACCGAATCGCGCGTCGGCGCGCGTCTCGACTGGGACGAGACGTTCTCGTCGATCACGAAGAGCTGAGCCCCGTAACCCACCGACCGAATCCGGTGGGACGGGGGCCGGTGTTAGAGCGGCTGCTCGATAAGATCGAGCCGGTATTCGATACCCAGTTGCCGCCGTCGTTTGCGGTCGTCGGACCGTTTGGGTCGGGTACATCGGCGGTCATCAGAGCCCTGTTCGATGCGCTGAACGACCGGGTTGGAAACTCGAACCGTGCGATCGGAACCACCACTCGCGCCGGGGGAACGATAACCTGGTTCGTCTACATCGATGGGCGACGGGTCGACAGTCCGTTCGCGTTCTACCGAGCGCTGCTGTCTGGCGTCGCCGCCGAATCGGTCCCCGAAAGCGGCGTCGGAACCGACTACTTCCGCGATCGCATCCGAGAGCAACTCTCGCGGCCCGACCGGCGAGCCGTCGTCGCGATCGATCACCACGACGAGCCGGGCGCACTCCCGTTCGACCGCGTACAGGAATTGTTGGAGCCGGTCGCAGAGAGCGTCTCGGCGGTCGCGGTCGGCACCCGCGAGCCGGCGGATTGGGACGGGGAGACCGTAGACATCCCAGCCTACCGCCAGCACGAACTCGTCGACATCCTCACCGACCGCGCCTCGCGGGGCATCGCACCCGGCGGCGTCGATCACGAGTCGATTCGCCGAATTGCCGCCTGGGCGGACGGCAACGCTCACAACGCGCTCGCGGCGCTGTTCGGGGCTGCAATGCTTGCGAACAACGCGGGGGTCGATCGGATCGCACCGGACCACGTCGAGGCGGCGATGGCCGACGTCCCCACCGACGGCGTCCACGCGGATCGAGCGCTCTCGCTATCGGAGACACGACGGGAGGTGTTACTGGCACTCACGGAAAGCGAGATCGACGAGTTGCCCATCCGGGAGGTCGCAGCGAGGCTGGCAGACAAAACGAGCTTGACCGAAGGGACCGTGACGCGTGTCCTCTACGAACTCGCCGACGCGGCGGTTCTAGAGCGTGTCGCGATCCAAGCCTCCGGATCCGGACGGCGCCCGAGTACGGTCGAAGCACGGTTCCCGACGATCGTTTTCCGCTCGCTGGCCGGCGTGGATCGATAACGCGATCGTCTCCTAGGGAACCTTTTGTACTCGCCGTGAGAAAGGGGGGTACCAACGGATCGCATGGGTATCGAATTCGGACGGACGGAGACCCCCACGGGGCTCGTAATTACGGACCCAATCGAGCAGCGCCAGTTGCAGGTTCGAACGCCCGCACCCGTCTCCCCGGCGTCAATCGACACGGACCAGTTCTGTTTCCCGGTCGACACAGCCTGTACGATCGACACCGAGTCGCTCACGTTCAACCAACGGTACTCGGTCCACGTCCACGACGAGAACGGACAGTCGATACGGAGCCTCGAGGTCGGAGATACCTGTACGCTCGATGGCTCGCTCCGGTTTGTCGGACTTGGCGGTCCGATCAAACTCTACTGTCGGATCGCAGCACCCGCACAGATCGAGGCAGGGATCGACTCGATTCGCCTCTCCTTCGCGGACGTCTCCCGGGTTGCAATCGGTGCCCGATCGCTCCACGAACAGCCCGCAGGAACGATCCAGACGCCGGACGATCCCGAGACGATGATGCGTGCGGTCTCTGCGCTCTCGTCGGCGCTGAAGACGACATCAGTAGAGCGGTCGTGGCCGACGCTCCGGGGACATCCACCGCTACTCGAACGCGGCGACGAACTCGAGATTCCGGAGCTGGTCTCACCGACAGAAACGGGAGTGACGATTACGGTCCCAGCGACGCATCGGGAGCTGTACACCGTCGCGCCACTCTCGTTTTACCTCGGAGCACGAATCGAGGCGGGATCATCCCCCCGACTCGAAGCAGACGGTTTCGAGTACGCCTTCGACGCGACAGCCCTCGAAGACGACGTCGCTCGGACGCTCCGTCAACTCGTCTTTCTTGATAGCCTGGTTCGCACCGAAGGGTTGTACCGCGACGAGCTCCACGAACGGGTGGCACTCGAATCGACGCTCCCGTTCGATCTCGGGGCGCTCTACGGAGCGCCCCTCTCCGAACAGCTCGCAACGTATCTCCAGGTTCCCTACGACGTGCTCGAACCGCACCTTCCCCGCTGGCCACTGACCGCGTACGTTCCCGGAGAGCCAGACGGGGTTGAGATACTCCCGTACGTCGTCAACGAACTCGGGATTGTCCGAGCACCCCGTGGCACGACTATCGAGCCGTCAGCCGATCGAACCGCGGAATCCGGGCTCACGCGTTCGGTCCGGTCGCCGCGCTCACCCGATCCAACGGCGGGTTCGACGGACCGGTCGTCAGATCTGCGAGTCGTCGAGCCGGCGGTCGTCGACGGCTCGATCGAACACGCCTGGTTCGGTCCAGACGTCCCCCACAACGCCTCGAAAGCCCTCGTCGAATCGTTCCACAATCAGCTGTCCCGGTCGGCCCGAAGTGAGACGATCGAGATCCTCGTCGTCTGTAACGACGCGCGGATGCTAGAAGAACACGACGTCCTCGGCGAGACCTACGGCAGTCGAGAGGCGCTTCCGTTCAACGTCGACTCGAAATTCGGCGTTTCACGGGCCGAACTCGCCACCCTACTACGTGATGGTGGATACGACTTCCTGCACTTCATCGGCCACGCCACGCCCGACGGACTGCGGTGTTCGGACGGAGAACTCGACGTACGCGAGTTAGCGACGATCGATCTCGGTGTCTTCTTCCTCAACGCGTGCCAGTCGTACCAGCAGGGAGTCGCGCTGGCTCGGAAGGGAGCGTTCGGCGGTATCGTGACGCTCGAGGATATCGATAACAGCGAGGCCGTCGAATCCGGCGAGACCATCGCCCGGCTGTTAAATCTGGGCTTTCCGCTCAGAGCAGTGCTCGAACTCTCCCAGGAGACAGCCGCACTCGGCGAGGAGTACCTGATCGTTGGCGACGGCTCGACCGATATCGCTCAGTCCGACGGCGGGGCACCGATCGTCGTCCGCCTCGGAACCGACAGCAGCGAACCGATTCGATTCCAGACCTACACGACGAAAGAGCTCCAGATCGGCACTGCCAGCGCACCGATGGTCGAAGCGATCACACAGAAGTATTTAACCCCCGGAGAGATCCGGAATTCGGAGCTCGAGCCGGCCGATCTGGAGTCGTATCTCACTTGGACGCGCACGCCGCTGCTGATCGATGGGTCGTTTCTGTGGAACGATGGGTTGGGAGCGGTCGAGATCCCACCCGCAGTCTGGACGTGAGCAATCAGGGACCGGGATTGCTTGCTGCACCGCCAGCGAGCGCCGAACTGGCCTGACTGAGGAGGATCATCAGCGCGAACAGCGCGCCGATCATTCGAGGGTGTGATGCGAGGTAGTCTTTCATTCGGTCTGTCGTTGACATTACGGATTGAAAGACATCTCCGTCGGTAATAGTCTTATCTTATAGTTACAGATACATGGCTGAAAAATTCCGGAAACGACTCACTGATCGCGACAGGGATCCTAAAATTTACCCGCGTGTGACTCACCCACACGCAACTCACTCACACGTACTCGAGATCGTCTGTCCGCCAGTCGACGAGCAAGACCACGCCGACGCCGATAATTGCAGCGATGACAGCGACGGGAAGCGATCCTGCCGCCGTCTCTCCGAGATTAGCCGAGACCTCAACAGCGGGAAGCCGAAGCGCACCGACCATCAGGCTGACCAGAAAGACGAGCGTCGCAACCCGGTACCGATCGAGGGCGTACCGAACCATATGAGCCATGGTAAACAGACCAATGGCAGCACCGACGCCGAAGACGGCGACGACGCCGCCGGCCTCGAGAACCGGTTGGATCGTACCGCCACGGAATAGATCGACGATTCCGTCGACGAAGGTGCTCAACACGCCGGTGAGATACTCGTACTGGCCGAGAATCAGGAGGAAAAAGGCCCCCGAGACGCCGGGTAGC encodes:
- a CDS encoding anaerobic glycerol-3-phosphate dehydrogenase subunit B, translated to MAIEDDVLVIGGGLAGATAALAAADADGDARVRLVTYKQSTLRHASGLIDVLGYTPDGSGPLSDPFSELDELPSGHPYERVGAEAVREALAFFDAVTGDAYRGEHTDANALVPTSEGALKPTARYPTATAAGLASDPRDLLLVGFETLPDFDAPLAAAHLEAAGVPFDVRGVSLSFPGIRRDDAKVTRYAHLLDRNEAVAEPGSVAADGGVSTGRTDAGTEPRDGDATRSEQTARAALAGAVAPEMDGAERVGFPPILGDDHAATVRRELGERLGATVFEVPAGPPSLPGIRLEDLLYDALNAAGVRVTSGVPVVDYEASDGDDGERRIEHAVVDRKGQTVPYHASQYVLATGGLVGKGVKSARERTAGGDTAARTTAPEGQPAGESERTGVVFEPIFGCHVDHAPDRYDWFDDDVYGDHPFARYGLAVDRELRPLDADGEREFANLRAAGAVLGGYDYAAEKSGSGVSLATGYVAGRRAASEVNR
- a CDS encoding AAA family ATPase; translation: MDLTDRIARRRASRLGRDVLVDHEELSPVTHRPNPVGRGPVLERLLDKIEPVFDTQLPPSFAVVGPFGSGTSAVIRALFDALNDRVGNSNRAIGTTTRAGGTITWFVYIDGRRVDSPFAFYRALLSGVAAESVPESGVGTDYFRDRIREQLSRPDRRAVVAIDHHDEPGALPFDRVQELLEPVAESVSAVAVGTREPADWDGETVDIPAYRQHELVDILTDRASRGIAPGGVDHESIRRIAAWADGNAHNALAALFGAAMLANNAGVDRIAPDHVEAAMADVPTDGVHADRALSLSETRREVLLALTESEIDELPIREVAARLADKTSLTEGTVTRVLYELADAAVLERVAIQASGSGRRPSTVEARFPTIVFRSLAGVDR
- the glpA gene encoding anaerobic glycerol-3-phosphate dehydrogenase subunit GlpA, with the translated sequence MTYDTDVLVLGGGSTGCGIARDLAMRGVEVTLVERGNLTDGTTGRMHGLLHSGGRYAVSDRASAVECIEENRILREIAGHCVELTGGLFVQRPEDPDDYFQEKLEGCRACDIPARVLSGREAREIEPYLATDVKRAIEVPDGAIDPFRLCVANALDAEAHGARIETHAEVVDLLREGDDIYGVRVRHDSGPGKRTHRTPGETEEITADYVVNATGAWAGQIGAMADLDVEVRPSKGVMTIMNVRQVDTVINRCRPKGDADIVVPHETTAILGTTDEEVTDPDDYPEEQWEVDMMIDTLSELVPILSEARTIRSFWGVRPLYEPPGTGTQDPTDITRDFFLLDHADRDGVSGMSSIVGGKFTTYRAMAEEISDHVCAKLGVQASCETAETPLPGSENLDRLEAGMDDFGLRSPIARRSKQRLGSRAPDVLGTNEANPVICQCEGVTRAEIQDAITQSGSDLNAVRIRTRASMGNCQGGFCAHAMAHELHPEYDEATTRAAFDELVQERWKGERHALWGEQLSQAMLSYALRATTMNADGDPVRAEQEVDFGAFDAGSTKTGPAADLRADGGER
- the glpK gene encoding glycerol kinase GlpK, which gives rise to MTENTFVGAIDQGTTGTRFMVFDHAGQVVANAYEKHEQIYPEPGWVEHDPMEIWENTKSVITTALGQSGISPDQLEAIGVTNQRETTLLWDADSGKPVHNALVWQDRRTTARVEELEEDGLVGTIREKTGLEADAYFSATKAEWLLENSDPIKMERTRPDDIQDRAGRGEILFGTIDTWVIYNLTGNHITDVSNASRTMLYNIHDLDWDDELLEEFGIPEAMLPEVRPSSDEETYGSTDSDGFLEAEVPVAGALGDQQAALFGQTCFDPGEAKNTYGTGSFFLMNTGDEAVESEHGLLTTIGFQRSGEPVQYALEGAIFITGAAIEWLEDMTLIDDPAETAEMARSVDSTDGVYVVPAFTGLGAPHWDQRARGTIIGMTRGTRKEHVVRATLESIAYQTRDVAEAMEADSGIDMQSLKVDGGAVKNNYLCQLQSDIIGSEIARPVVDETTALGSAYAAGLAVGYWSDVEGLRNNWQVDREFTPEMDASNADQMYSRWSDAVDRSLGWATDEGSE
- a CDS encoding anaerobic glycerol-3-phosphate dehydrogenase subunit C, whose amino-acid sequence is MSDAAQPTDEGAPGDDHAANTGSSDDEFEPIQVFPESEEMDLRPGADSCYKCSTCDTNCPVAEVDDEFPGPKFQGPEQWRLKRQDDHDIDDSVMKCSNCMRCDDACPSSVPLSQMHNTARGEYVSEQMSKRSVEYWRNRLLSNYRLMASLGSKVPRLTNFVMGLRATRVINEKLLGITGEREFPEFATETFREWWAQRGGARVTDPDKRVAYFHGCYANYNTPEVAKSMVRVYEHFGYEVLVPDQGCSGTPMFANGMLDDAAREAETNVRELAAAIESGADIIASCTSCSMSLRQEYPELFDFEGTETVAENTWEAMEYLRVHEDLEGALAAASDGDEPIDAAFAYHAPCHARNQGLDGQAIELFEAVDGVDVEDVGDSCSGISGTYGWKRENYETSMKIGDEMFEHMEAAEATTGLTECPTCAMQMGHGTGYEITHPLEVAAAVLTSEDRSGG